From Cystobacter fuscus DSM 2262, one genomic window encodes:
- the grpE gene encoding nucleotide exchange factor GrpE, protein MAGSNRDEKGSIQADISQDVIDEALKSVERRAHPPASEDGDVPEGGRTLDVDIPEGMTLEVDIPPSVLGEGGSGSGPSMAALSDTRQRLETVQRELDEARAQLEFSQTKSRETMERLKESHERALRATADLENYKKRAQKEKEELQKFGLERLLKDFLPVLDNLDRALEASQKSTDFEAFRTGVEMTRKLLDNAFGKQGVKGFSAVGQPFDPRLHEAMQQVESATVPPGHVVYEAVRGYLLNDRLMRPALVVVARAPEGAKPEPTSSTTPGSAPTGGATSAQPGKTPSEGR, encoded by the coding sequence GTGGCCGGCTCGAACCGTGATGAGAAGGGCAGCATCCAGGCGGATATCTCTCAGGACGTCATCGACGAGGCGCTCAAGAGCGTCGAGCGGCGTGCCCATCCTCCCGCGAGTGAGGATGGGGATGTTCCCGAGGGGGGCAGAACGCTGGACGTGGATATCCCCGAGGGAATGACCCTGGAGGTGGACATTCCCCCGTCCGTCCTCGGCGAGGGCGGGTCCGGCTCGGGCCCGTCCATGGCCGCCCTGTCCGATACGCGCCAGCGTCTGGAGACCGTCCAGCGAGAGCTGGACGAGGCCCGCGCCCAGCTCGAGTTCAGCCAGACCAAGAGCCGCGAGACGATGGAGCGCCTCAAGGAGAGCCACGAGCGCGCCCTGCGTGCCACGGCCGACCTGGAGAACTACAAGAAGCGCGCGCAGAAGGAGAAGGAGGAACTCCAGAAGTTCGGCCTCGAGCGCCTGCTCAAGGACTTCCTCCCGGTGCTCGACAACCTGGATCGCGCGCTGGAGGCGTCCCAGAAGTCCACCGACTTCGAGGCCTTCCGCACCGGCGTGGAGATGACGCGCAAGCTGCTCGACAACGCCTTCGGCAAGCAGGGCGTCAAGGGCTTCTCCGCCGTGGGCCAGCCCTTCGATCCCCGCCTGCACGAGGCCATGCAGCAGGTGGAGAGCGCCACCGTGCCTCCGGGGCACGTCGTCTACGAGGCCGTGCGCGGCTACCTGCTCAATGATCGGCTCATGCGGCCCGCGCTGGTGGTGGTGGCGCGTGCTCCCGAGGGAGCGAAGCCCGAGCCGACGTCCAGCACAACGCCGGGGAGTGCGCCCACGGGGGGGGCCACTTCCGCGCAGCCCGGCAAAACACCCAGTGAGGGCCGATAG
- the dnaK gene encoding molecular chaperone DnaK, translated as MGKVIGIDLGTTNSCVAVMEGGEPVVIPNSEGSRTTPSMVGFTESGERLVGQIAKRQAITNPENTVFAVKRLIGRKFDSPEAKKAISVSPFRVVPSPNGDAWVESRGKGYSPPEISAIVLMKMKQTAEDYLGEPVTEAVITVPAYFNDSQRQATKDAGRIAGLNVLRIINEPTAAALAYGLDKVRESNAERIAVYDLGGGTFDISILELNSGVFEVKSTNGDTFLGGEDFDQRLIDFLAKRFAEQNNGLDLRRDRMALQRLKEASERAKHELSSATETEVNLPFITADATGPKHLTETIERTTFESLVSDLVERSIEPCRIALKDAGIPAQQIHQVLLVGGMTRMPAVQQKVKEFFGKEPHKGINPDEVVAVGAAIQGGVLKGEVKDVLLLDVTPLSLGVETAGGVFTKIIDKNTTIPCKKGQVFSTAVDNQPLVSVHVLQGEREMAVDNKTLARFELVGIPPAPRGVPQIEVSFDIDVNGIVHVSAKDLGTGKVQQVRVVGNSGLSESEIQSMISDAQANQSNDKLKKELAELRNNADSLIYTTEKSLEEYGNVLQEKDRTEIKADVDHLKETLKGSDAAAVREAYQKLETSAYRIADALYADQSKASS; from the coding sequence ATGGGCAAGGTCATTGGAATCGATCTGGGGACGACGAACTCGTGCGTGGCCGTGATGGAAGGCGGCGAGCCGGTGGTCATTCCCAACAGCGAGGGCAGCCGCACCACCCCCTCGATGGTGGGCTTCACCGAGTCGGGTGAGCGCCTGGTGGGGCAGATCGCCAAGCGGCAGGCCATCACCAATCCCGAGAACACCGTCTTCGCCGTCAAGCGGCTCATCGGCCGCAAGTTCGACTCGCCCGAGGCCAAGAAGGCCATCAGCGTGAGTCCCTTCCGCGTGGTGCCCAGCCCCAATGGGGACGCGTGGGTGGAGAGCCGCGGCAAGGGCTACAGCCCGCCGGAGATCAGCGCCATCGTGCTGATGAAGATGAAGCAGACGGCGGAGGACTACCTCGGCGAGCCCGTGACCGAGGCGGTCATCACCGTGCCCGCCTACTTCAACGACAGCCAGCGCCAGGCCACCAAGGACGCGGGCCGCATCGCCGGCCTCAACGTGCTGCGCATCATCAACGAGCCCACGGCCGCGGCGCTCGCCTATGGTCTGGACAAGGTGCGCGAGTCGAACGCCGAGCGCATCGCGGTGTACGACCTGGGCGGCGGCACGTTCGATATCTCCATCCTGGAGCTCAACTCGGGCGTCTTCGAGGTCAAGAGCACCAACGGCGACACGTTCCTGGGCGGTGAGGACTTCGATCAGCGCCTCATCGACTTCCTGGCCAAGCGCTTCGCCGAGCAGAACAACGGGTTGGATCTGCGCAGGGACCGCATGGCGCTGCAGCGCCTGAAGGAGGCCTCCGAGCGCGCCAAGCACGAGCTGTCCAGCGCGACGGAGACCGAGGTCAACCTCCCCTTCATCACCGCGGACGCCACCGGCCCCAAGCACCTCACCGAGACGATCGAGCGCACCACCTTCGAGTCCCTGGTGTCGGACCTGGTGGAGCGCTCCATCGAGCCGTGCCGCATCGCGCTCAAGGACGCGGGCATTCCCGCGCAGCAGATCCACCAGGTGTTGCTGGTGGGCGGCATGACGCGCATGCCGGCGGTGCAGCAGAAGGTGAAGGAGTTCTTCGGCAAGGAGCCGCACAAGGGCATCAACCCGGACGAGGTCGTCGCCGTGGGCGCGGCCATCCAGGGCGGCGTGCTCAAGGGCGAGGTGAAGGACGTCCTCCTCCTGGACGTGACGCCGCTGTCCTTGGGCGTGGAGACGGCGGGCGGCGTGTTCACGAAGATCATCGACAAGAACACCACCATCCCCTGCAAGAAGGGCCAGGTGTTCTCCACCGCGGTGGACAACCAGCCGCTGGTGAGCGTGCACGTGCTGCAGGGCGAGCGCGAGATGGCGGTGGACAACAAGACGCTGGCGCGCTTCGAGCTGGTGGGCATTCCCCCGGCGCCCCGCGGCGTGCCGCAGATCGAGGTCTCCTTCGACATCGACGTCAACGGCATCGTGCACGTGAGCGCCAAGGACCTGGGCACCGGCAAGGTGCAGCAGGTGCGCGTGGTGGGCAACTCGGGCCTGAGCGAGTCGGAGATCCAGTCGATGATCTCCGACGCCCAGGCCAACCAGTCCAACGACAAGCTGAAGAAGGAACTGGCCGAGCTGCGCAACAACGCCGACTCGCTCATCTACACCACGGAGAAGAGCCTCGAGGAGTACGGCAACGTCCTCCAGGAGAAGGACCGCACGGAAATCAAGGCCGACGTGGACCACCTCAAGGAGACGCTCAAGGGGTCGGACGCGGCGGCGGTGCGCGAGGCCTACCAGAAGCTGGAGACGAGCGCCTACCGCATCGCGGATGCCCTCTACGCCGACCAGTCCAAGGCGAGCTCATGA
- a CDS encoding serine/threonine-protein kinase: MEFPSLEAEVAFLRGLTAVVRMADDILEDCLERGLSLDAAVDVFLTQCARLVHASAGFISLRGTTGPVLTRVSGRLGVDVFEAAGWKGCRRLSPERVLFCAPLALGRLELGSMGLVVDGRFDDGGALVMKLVDAIADQLDNALLAFIALAEGRNVLERLDELAPEDPLSGTRGRIGRYELVTPLGSGGMAQVLVARTRGPEGLGRLVALKRILPHLASDPDMVKQFLDEARIGLRLSHPNLITFHDFGESQGAYFLVMELVRGVDFDRLLAVTRPSPAVVVSIVVQALHGLHAAHRARGEDGHPMQLVHRDLSPHNLMVGFDGRVKVLDFGVAKARAQRTVTLPGIVKGKPLYMSPEQARGQALDARSDLFAMGLILYEALTGTRAFDRGDELESMHAICLDRLTRPEGMSLGLWEVMDKALAKKPEQRFSHALQMAEALLRVCPPARESDVGQLMATHFPERLHGFERLERVHLGPGKLSGPPTGAPSPTVRGDAKR; encoded by the coding sequence GTGGAATTCCCTTCGCTTGAAGCCGAGGTCGCCTTCCTGCGCGGCCTGACCGCCGTGGTGCGGATGGCGGACGACATCCTCGAGGACTGCCTGGAGCGGGGGTTGAGCCTCGACGCGGCGGTGGATGTCTTCCTCACGCAGTGCGCCCGGCTGGTGCACGCCTCGGCGGGTTTCATCAGCCTCCGGGGCACCACGGGGCCGGTGCTCACCCGCGTCTCGGGCCGGCTGGGGGTGGACGTCTTCGAGGCCGCGGGCTGGAAGGGCTGCCGCCGCCTGTCCCCGGAGCGCGTGCTCTTCTGTGCTCCGCTGGCGCTCGGCCGCCTGGAGCTGGGCTCGATGGGGCTGGTGGTGGACGGCCGCTTCGACGATGGCGGCGCGCTGGTGATGAAGCTGGTGGACGCCATCGCGGATCAGCTCGACAACGCGCTCCTGGCCTTCATCGCGCTGGCCGAGGGGCGCAACGTGCTGGAGCGCCTGGACGAGCTGGCTCCCGAGGATCCCCTGTCGGGAACGCGCGGACGGATTGGCCGCTATGAGCTGGTGACGCCGCTGGGCTCGGGCGGCATGGCGCAGGTGCTGGTGGCGCGCACGCGGGGGCCGGAGGGGCTCGGCCGGCTGGTGGCGCTCAAGCGCATTCTCCCCCACCTGGCGTCGGATCCGGACATGGTGAAGCAGTTCCTGGACGAGGCGCGGATCGGCCTGCGGCTGTCCCACCCCAACCTCATCACCTTCCACGACTTCGGTGAGTCGCAGGGGGCCTACTTCCTGGTGATGGAGCTGGTGCGCGGGGTGGATTTCGATCGGCTGCTGGCGGTCACCCGGCCCTCTCCGGCGGTGGTGGTGTCCATCGTGGTGCAGGCCCTCCACGGCCTGCACGCGGCCCACCGTGCGCGCGGCGAGGATGGGCACCCGATGCAACTGGTGCACCGGGACCTGTCCCCGCACAACCTGATGGTGGGCTTCGACGGGCGGGTGAAGGTGCTGGACTTCGGCGTGGCCAAGGCGCGCGCCCAGCGCACGGTCACGCTGCCAGGCATCGTCAAGGGCAAGCCGCTCTACATGTCTCCGGAACAGGCCCGGGGACAGGCCCTGGATGCGCGCAGCGATCTCTTCGCCATGGGCCTCATCCTCTACGAGGCCCTCACCGGCACGCGCGCCTTCGACCGGGGCGATGAGCTGGAGTCCATGCACGCCATCTGCCTGGACCGGTTGACCCGGCCCGAGGGCATGTCGCTCGGGCTGTGGGAGGTGATGGACAAGGCCCTGGCCAAGAAGCCGGAGCAGCGCTTCTCGCATGCGCTCCAGATGGCCGAGGCCCTGCTGCGGGTGTGCCCCCCGGCGCGGGAGAGCGACGTGGGGCAGCTCATGGCCACGCACTTCCCCGAGCGCCTGCACGGCTTCGAGCGCCTGGAGCGCGTCCACCTCGGCCCGGGCAAGCTGTCCGGTCCGCCGACGGGGGCGCCGTCCCCCACCGTGCGGGGGGACGCGAAGCGCTGA